The genomic DNA GCTAGGTTCCTGACTCGAAGATTTTCTGCATACATCACGCCAGAGAGCCCTTGACAATGCTGGAAACTGAGATAACGTTTTCTGAAGagatgaatttatatattcttaagTTGGCAGACTTTATTAGACAAAACTGAAGCAcagtgaaaaataaagaaaagccCAAAGTTGACACACCACGTACTATGTTTGACCTAAAAATTAGTTAGTCCAAGGAGACAGACCTGGCTACTGTTAAAGCGATGATTAACATCACACGTCGCTGTCATAGTTGAATCAGCTCCGAGCACTGATTCATTCTCACTGACAACGGGTTTGTTATCTCCGACAAGTCTAAGCGGTGGGTCCTCTGGTGATGAGAAGTCTGAGCTATCAAAAGTTGACAGGGAAACGCACTCATCGAAGTATGCCATGGCCTCTTCTGTCAAGCGTTTTGATATCTTTCTTCGTTCAATGCTCGCCTGATTACATATCACAACGACAATTACTAGAGAGACATCACCAGATAAATCAGGACAGAGCAAAAATTGTCCTTCTGAATCTCCTGGTTGGGTATTTGATATGATCTTTCTGTATCACGCAAAACAATAGACTCAAATGTTAAAAgggcttacttttcttgcaggACGGGGCTTTTGGGAATTAGATGCCTTAGGGTCAGGAAGAATTTCCTTCAGGATTCTGCTCAGTTCTTCCCCTCGATGCTCCTCAACAGCAAGATCTGCTCGTAATTTTCTAGCTCGTTCCTGGGACTACAAGTCACAGTAAATCACGGAACCTCATGCCAACATTCAGTAGAATTTTCAAACCAAACTGAACTTGCAAATGAGTAACTGAAAACGCTAAATTTTGCTAGCATATATTTAAGGCAAAAGAACTGAAGGGAGGCAAAACTACAGAGCAACTTTTCTCTCTGTTTGAGGCAAAAGAAGAGGGGAGACACCGCACTTAGGATCCGTTCTATGGAGCTGCTTTTAGCTTCTATGATGGCACTCGCAATTAGGTTAGACCTAACAAGACTCACAAAAATAGGTTAGACCCAAAAGAAACTTCACGTTTGACCTTCATCCCCATCCAAGTAATAACTTCACTTGTGGAACGAGCTAAGAATTGGATCCCAGAGGCCAACCCCAAGCAACAAGCAAAAGTTCAAAGCATTTGTAATTCCCAATTTTTTAAACTATCGAAACACGAATCGTTGATTCGATTTAAAAAGCTAAAGCATGAAACATAAAGTCCGTACGACAAAGATCTTGGAACAAAGGAAGGCTACCTGCTCAAGCTTTTTGGCATATTCACTTCTGATATCCATAACAAGCTCAACAGCACCAGGATTTACTAGATCAGGAGGGATATCCACAATGTCTGAGCTTGCAATAGCAGTGGGATTATTCTTTCTAATAGACTGAAAATCATAAGAAAAGGAAGCTGTCCATAATGCAAAATACATGAGAATATTCTAACAAGAAGAGAATTGCCAGAGTACAGACAAATCTTATgtagattcaatttttaactCATCTTAAGATCATTCTCAAATACAACTTATAGGTGTAAGTGCAATACAAGAACCTTCCCATCTGAAAGTTCAAATGAAATAAGGAGAAACTTGATAAACTACTCGATTCCCCAACAGTCATTCAGCAGGaacaacaatataattataaccATCACTAGATGGCATTTTcatgaaaatgcaaaataGACTTCCCTTAATCCAAATATAGTGAAGAATATGAATGTATTGTGTCTTTATAATCCAAAGATAACGATTTTCAGCAGCTTCATGAATTGAAATTTAACCTCAAACTTCATCAGACCAACATAACAACTAGCAAGCAACATATAAGTGAGCAATCTgctgaaaaggaaaatccttacactttctagatcactttgAATGTCAGAGATTGCTTGCCTCACTTCAGATCTGACAGTTTCGTATATACTTGTATTTGTGGGCTGCTCTCCCAAGTGCTGCTCTTGTACTGACTGCCGAATATTAGAAATCAAACAATTAATAATGGAGTTGACTAGCAAAAATACTCCTGTGATAGCATAAGAATATATGAAAGCAAAGACGGAAATAACAGAACAGGAAAATTTCAACCTTCATTTGTTCGCAGACTGCTTTTATAGTCTTCTCTTCCACTTCGGAGAAAGAACCTGCTGAGTGTCCATCTTCCCACTTTGGAAATTCCAGACGAGACTAAAAGCAGACAAACACGATGGACCAATTTCAATGAGTCAGAGATGCATACATCCAGAAAAACCAATGTTCCATGAACTAGCTGAGCCCATACCCGACTTGCAGAATCAGTAGATGGCTCGACAGGTGGATGTTGACTAGACCACGTTCGAAGAGCTTTCACTTGGCCCGGATCAACACTTTCTATACTGCTTCTCATTAAATCTAAGCCGGTCCTGTTTCTGTAGTTCCTCATGGGACTGGTTTCCTGCTCAACTTCACTCTGCACATGTCAATGAACGGAACGGTCACCCTTTTCCATAATAGTAAGTGCAAAAACCAAAATTTAAGCTTTGATAGTTGATTAATTGCCTAAGAACCTCCGGAATTTGAGATCCCATACATATTTCTTTTACAAGACAACAAAACCTCAATAGCAAGTTGCATATTGCTGATCAAAACAAATCAAGCaagtattttcttttcacCCGAATTTATCAAAACAAATCATTGAGAAAATCAAGGGccagaaaagaagaaaacgaaCCAACCTCGGAGCTCACGAAATGTCCCCTCGAGACCGGCCTCTGAGACACCGAGCGGACCCGACCCCTCGACACGCTCCGGCCAGTCTCCGATGGCTTCCCCGAACTCCTCGAAGTCGACCTCCCCCTCCTATCATCACCAAGACTGCCAACCCCGCGATTCCCGCCTCCCGGTTTCGACCCACCGACCCGATTCAGCTCGACTTTGCTCCAGTCGCCGTCTGCATTCAGCTTCTTGGGCACAGCGGATGCCCCATTGCCCTCCGGCGGGGAGGAGTCACCACTGCAGAACAGAGGGTTGTCCCGCTTGTTCGAGAAATCCGAGACCTTGCTGCTCCTGGAGAAGGCACTGACGCTCCTGGACCTCCTGGGAAGCCCGGGCTTCTTCTCCGGCGGCGGCTCCCTCCCGGCAGACGATGACGAGTTGGCGGCGCCGCCCCTCCTGGTGGCAGATTTGAAGGCCGAGACCGCCATTATCGGGATGAGAAGCCCGGCAGCAGTTAGTGGAAATTAAAGAAGGTGATGAAAGTTTGGTGATTTAAAAGAGAAATGACAAAAAGGGATTGTGGGTATTGACGAAAGCGACAGGGAATCCTTGTCTGCTTTTGGGCTTTCCCTTCTCGAAGGTAACGGTGGGCTGTTGTTGCAGGTGAGGATATGGAGACTGGAGAAGTTGACCCTTCAATTTCACACGGGGAGCATTGCTTAGCTTAAACAAAACAGTAAACCAACCGAGCTCAAGCAATTCTCATGGGATTAGCAGAAAACAAGGACGTTAATTGCGGTTGTTTGAACGTTAATGTCGAGTTCTTGTTGGATCTACACGGAGATTTGGATAGTTGATTTGCTAATGGAATTTAGTACCCCGGGTCAAATCAAGATTTGCGTGCCACTGCATAAGAAGTTTCCAGGAACATATGGGAGTTACCATCATAAAACCGTCCGCTACCGACCGCCATTGGACATTAGCGGCAATTATAACGACTATGATTTTGGAATGGTTTGCGCGGCCTCATTGTTCTTCAAGGTTCACGTTACATTTATCCAAGGAAATGCTCATTagagcaaaataaaattaaaaaaaaaaatcctaccTACCACATATGTACAAGGACAGAAACTACAGAGCCATATAcatatcaaaattgaaaagctGATCTATAAGGGCAGTGAAGAAGCTTCAACATCAACAAGGAAATCGTCATAAGCCTTCCTttcaagtcagcaaaatctGTTGGACTATATCCTCAGGCTTTTGTGCATTCTCCTCAAAGATTCACACACTCCTCTCTTTCCAAATTCTATAAATATAGCGAGTCCAGCTTAACTTGAGGATTATAGCACTAAGAGAATTCCCTTTCCAAGAAGCAACAAGTTGGAATTCGTGCTCCCAGTCACCACCATTTCTGGAGATGAATAACTTCGATAACAATAAGTTTCAGATCTGTTTAGAGAAATTACAAGCGAAAAAGAGATAATTACGTGATTCTACAGCTGCACTACAAAAGTTATATAGATCAAATCAATTGAGACAACTCAAGTTTGACAATCGTTCTTTCATGGCCAGCCTATCAAAGATGGCTAGCCAAGAGATGAACGAAGCACGAGGGAAATGGCCTTGGAACCACAGAAGTTTATGCCATGGGACCTTTATCTTCCTTGGTCGGAGATCCTGCCATAGCTTGAAGGTGCTAAACTTCCAAGTCAAAGCATTCCATAGCATTGTGTCAGCATTTGCTCTCATCGTGGAAGATCTGGCCTGATTGATAATCTTGATAACTTCATAGTTCACGCTTCTAATACCTTTCTCGGCCTTTTGGCTAAGATCAAGTGTAGTATCTGTTCGCCCTGGTCGTTCTTATCATGGCTTGGTTGAATCAACGCCTAGACTGAATGGGTTTGATCTAGGCTGACCTTACCCCGAAGTTGAGAGCAGTCTGTCCCCCCGAGAACATATTCAAATCCATAGTCATAAATTCCTTTCCTAATTAGGAAATCTATTTCGATTTGCTTCCATATTCATGTACTGCAAATGGTATTCCAGGAGGAAATTGATTTGCAGGAGAAATTCTGTGAATGGTTTGGGTGTGGATGGTTTGCCTTTAGTTCATCTGGGAGTTGGACTAGTCGAGATGCACCGCAAGCTAGTCTAGACACCAATTGATCGCATACcaaaagggagaaaaaaaaagtaaataaaaagaacaaaaactCACCcaaatttttatcaaatcagAAATGCATATGAAGCCTCTAAATTGCAATATGCCTGACTCTGATGTTCGGTGAATCGGTGTTCCCATGTTGCCTTCTTCGCCCCTGTATTTGCTTTACAATAATCAAACACTTCTCAAGTCGATCGCTAAAACAGAATCCTTTTGCTTTTCGGTTTCAATTAGATTAAGATTTTCAGTCCATTTGTGCCATAACCGCACCGAGCTGCAGATAAAGCAGCATCTACACCGTCTGACATTCATGAATCGTGAATTACCTTCGAAGTTGTAACTGCTCAAGCAAAATAAAGCTCTGTTGAACGGATAAACTCTAACCAACTTTCTGTTAATTGCTTCTCATTCAGGTAACAGCAATAAGAACAACCTGTAGATTTACATATCTTACCGGTATCCAAAAACATGAACAGGAATTTCACAATCTAGTCTCTTCCCCCTCAGTCAGTCTGTAATGTCAAAACAAA from Punica granatum isolate Tunisia-2019 chromosome 2, ASM765513v2, whole genome shotgun sequence includes the following:
- the LOC116195998 gene encoding uncharacterized protein LOC116195998 isoform X4, encoding MAVSAFKSATRRGGAANSSSSAGREPPPEKKPGLPRRSRSVSAFSRSSKVSDFSNKRDNPLFCSGDSSPPEGNGASAVPKKLNADGDWSKVELNRVGGSKPGGGNRGVGSLGDDRRGRSTSRSSGKPSETGRSVSRGRVRSVSQRPVSRGHFVSSESEVEQETSPMRNYRNRTGLDLMRSSIESVDPGQVKALRTWSSQHPPVEPSTDSASRSRLEFPKWEDGHSAGSFSEVEEKTIKAVCEQMKSVQEQHLGEQPTNTSIYETVRSEVRQAISDIQSDLESSIRKNNPTAIASSDIVDIPPDLVNPGAVELVMDIRSEYAKKLEQSQERARKLRADLAVEEHRGEELSRILKEILPDPKASNSQKPRPARKASIERRKISKRLTEEAMAYFDECVSLSTFDSSDFSSPEDPPLRLVGDNKPVVSENESVLGADSTMTATCDVNHRFNSSQLWRKDKDNTLSCCYRLLS
- the LOC116195998 gene encoding uncharacterized protein LOC116195998 isoform X3 yields the protein MAVSAFKSATRRGGAANSSSSAGREPPPEKKPGLPRRSRSVSAFSRSSKVSDFSNKRDNPLFCSGDSSPPEGNGASAVPKKLNADGDWSKVELNRVGGSKPGGGNRGVGSLGDDRRGRSTSRSSGKPSETGRSVSRGRVRSVSQRPVSRGHFVSSESEVEQETSPMRNYRNRTGLDLMRSSIESVDPGQVKALRTWSSQHPPVEPSTDSASRSRLEFPKWEDGHSAGSFSEVEEKTIKAVCEQMKSVQEQHLGEQPTNTSIYETVRSEVRQAISDIQSDLESSIRKNNPTAIASSDIVDIPPDLVNPGAVELVMDIRSEYAKKLEQSQERARKLRADLAVEEHRGEELSRILKEILPDPKASNSQKPRPARKASIERRKISKRLTEEAMAYFDECVSLSTFDSSDFSSPEDPPLRLVGDNKPVVSENESVLGADSTMTATCDVNHRFNSSQKTLSQFPALSRALWRDVCRKSSSQEPSHLPQSSWPQSRVPLCKSKAEGSLINVLLSIEAFYLDREFHGHEGCRQWLYCFNGSS
- the LOC116195998 gene encoding uncharacterized protein LOC116195998 isoform X2, whose translation is MAVSAFKSATRRGGAANSSSSAGREPPPEKKPGLPRRSRSVSAFSRSSKVSDFSNKRDNPLFCSGDSSPPEGNGASAVPKKLNADGDWSKVELNRVGGSKPGGGNRGVGSLGDDRRGRSTSRSSGKPSETGRSVSRGRVRSVSQRPVSRGHFVSSESEVEQETSPMRNYRNRTGLDLMRSSIESVDPGQVKALRTWSSQHPPVEPSTDSASRSRLEFPKWEDGHSAGSFSEVEEKTIKAVCEQMKSVQEQHLGEQPTNTSIYETVRSEVRQAISDIQSDLESSIRKNNPTAIASSDIVDIPPDLVNPGAVELVMDIRSEYAKKLEQERARKLRADLAVEEHRGEELSRILKEILPDPKASNSQKPRPARKASIERRKISKRLTEEAMAYFDECVSLSTFDSSDFSSPEDPPLRLVGDNKPVVSENESVLGADSTMTATCDVNHRFNSSQDLHQNAQFKSSCEHSSLRMAASDYMNSDPASSSSTTAEGRKCQFSFSGRPNSYSNLQQDIRKYIKTLETDPINDDHIPRSSRKSQYEVDGYDIQASMQGLLFDKVIHKSQVESGSLLLCGGGFSSIQFSPFGSII
- the LOC116195998 gene encoding uncharacterized protein LOC116195998 isoform X1, whose translation is MAVSAFKSATRRGGAANSSSSAGREPPPEKKPGLPRRSRSVSAFSRSSKVSDFSNKRDNPLFCSGDSSPPEGNGASAVPKKLNADGDWSKVELNRVGGSKPGGGNRGVGSLGDDRRGRSTSRSSGKPSETGRSVSRGRVRSVSQRPVSRGHFVSSESEVEQETSPMRNYRNRTGLDLMRSSIESVDPGQVKALRTWSSQHPPVEPSTDSASRSRLEFPKWEDGHSAGSFSEVEEKTIKAVCEQMKSVQEQHLGEQPTNTSIYETVRSEVRQAISDIQSDLESSIRKNNPTAIASSDIVDIPPDLVNPGAVELVMDIRSEYAKKLEQSQERARKLRADLAVEEHRGEELSRILKEILPDPKASNSQKPRPARKASIERRKISKRLTEEAMAYFDECVSLSTFDSSDFSSPEDPPLRLVGDNKPVVSENESVLGADSTMTATCDVNHRFNSSQDLHQNAQFKSSCEHSSLRMAASDYMNSDPASSSSTTAEGRKCQFSFSGRPNSYSNLQQDIRKYIKTLETDPINDDHIPRSSRKSQYEVDGYDIQASMQGLLFDKVIHKSQVESGSLLLCGGGFSSIQFSPFGSII